The nucleotide window CGTCGGGGCGCAGCTCACCGACGCCGAGGCGCAGGGGCTCGTGGATTTCCAGCGGCTAGCGGCGGGTGGGACGGTCCTCGCGGTGGCCACGGCGCTCCGCACCGGGCTCGTCGCCGTGAATCTCGGTGGGGGATTCCACCACGCCGCGTCCAATCGGGGCATGGGCTTCTGCGCCCTCAACGACCTCGCGATCGCCGTCGCCCGGGCGCGCGCCCGCGGGTTCACAGCGCCGATCCTGATTGTCGACCTCGATGTGCACGATGGCAACGGGACTCGCCTGCTCTTCGCAGAAGACCCCTCGGTCCACACCTTCACCATCCACAATCAGGACTGGGCACCCCGAGAGGCCGCCGCGGCGACGGTCATCGCCCTCGGCACGGCGGTGAACGACGCGACGTATCTCAAGACACTCAGGGACGCCCTCCCCCCGGTGCTTGCACAGGTGCGCCCGGGCCTGGTGCTGTATGTGGCCGGCGTCGATCCCGCGTCCGACGACATGGTGGGCGACTGGAACATCACCGCCGCCGGGATGCTCGCCCGGGACCAGTTCGTGATCCAGCAGGTGCGCCCCGAGGGGGCCGAGATTCCGCTGGCGGTCACCCTGGGTGGCGGGTATGGCGGGAATGCCTGGCGGTACACCGCGCGATTCCTGGGCTGGCTGGCGGCGGGCCGCGAAGTGGAGCCGCCGACGAATACCGAGATGCTCATCCGGCGCGCGCAGGAACTCCATCGACTGCTCCGCGATGGCGCGAAACGGCTGCCCCCCTCGGCGGATTGGGTCCTGACGCCGGAGGATCTGGCGGCGTTCTCCCCCGGCGGAAGCTCGGCGCCGCGCCGCCTGCTCGGCCGCTACACCCCACAAGGTGTCGAACTCCTGCTGGAACGGCTCGGCGTCCTGGCCCAGGTGCGCACCCTCGGTTTTGCCCAGCCGACCCTGGAACTGGATTTCCATCTCGACGACTCCGATACCGTCCGGCTCTTCGGCGATGCCGCCAAGACCGAATTGCTGATGGAGATCAGGTTTCGGCGCGACCGGACGAGCCTGCCGGCGATGGAGGTCCTCTTCCTCGAGTGGGTGCTGCTGCAGAACCCTCGCCGCCGCTTCGCCTCCGGGAAGCACTCGATACCCGGCCAGAAGCACCCCGGGCTTGGGCTGCTGCGGGATGTGATGGCCTGGCTGGTCGTGCTTTGCGGCGAATTGGGGCTCGACGGGCTGATGTACATGCCGGCCGGCTATTTCGTCGCCACCTTCGGCAGCCGCTTCATTGACCCCGCGCACCAGGCCCGCCTCGAGGCGATGCGCAGGGCGCTTGCGAGCCTTCGCCTCGTCGAGGCGACCCAGGCCGTCGAAGCCGGGCGGGTCATCGATGCCGCGACCGGCGCCGTTGTGCAGTGGGAGCCGGCGCCGATGGTCATCCCCGTCTCATCCCGGCTCCGGGACCTCGTGGAGGGGCCGGCCTACGAGGAAGCCGTCGAAAAGGCGCTCGAGAAGCTGTCGTACCGGCTTCGACTCCCGGGGTGAGTGCGCCCCCTTGCGCCCGCCCGACCCCGTATTGCATATTTACCCATTATGCAAACTTCACCCGGCGTCGTCGCCTTGGCTTTTTCGGGCGGACTCGACACCTCCTACTGCGTTCCGCGGCTCGCCGAGCAGGGTTGGGCGGTCCACACCGTCTACGTCAACACCGGCGGCGCATCCGCGGAAGAGCGCGAGGCGATTCGACGCCAGGCGGAGGCCGTCGGGTGCGTTGCGCATCATGAGGTCGACGCGCGGGCGCTCGTATTCGACCGGTTTGTCCGGTACCTGATCCAGGGGAATGTGCTGCGGGGCGGCGTCTACCCGCTGAGCGTGGCCGCCGAGCGTACCCAGCAGGCGATCTCGGTCATCGAGGTGGCCCGTGCCATCGGGGCGACGGCTGTCGCCCACGGCTCAACCGGAGCGGGCAACGACCAGGTTCGCTTCGATGTGACCCTCCGCGTCCTCGCGTCCGACCTCGCCATCATCACGCCCATCCGCGACCAGGGCCTCTCCCGCGCCCAGGCCATCAGCTATCTCGAGGCAAGGCATCTGCCCATCCCCGCCAAGGCGGGGGCCTATTCGATCAATGCCGGGCTCTGGGGCACCACCTGGGGTGGCGGCTGGACCCATGACACCTGGGCTGGCCCCCCGGCGGAGTTGCTCGATCCTCCGGCCGATGCACCCGCGCCGCGGGAACTCATCATCGGCTGGGAAGGCGGGCTGCCCGTCGCGATCGACGGGGAGCGGATGGCAGGCGTGGATGTCGTCCAAGCGCTCAATGAACTCGCGGCCGGATATGGGTTTGGCCGGGGCATCCATGTCGGCGAGACTGCGCTCGGCATCAAAGGACGGATCGGTTTCGAGGCGGGCGCCGCGCTCCTGCTGGTCGCGGCGCACCGAGAACTCGAAAAGCTCGTCCTGACCAAGTGGCAGGTGTTCTGGAAGGACCAGGTCTCGACCTTCTATGGCGACCGGCTCCACGAAGGGCAGTACTTCGACCCCGCGCTCCGCGATATCGAGGCCCTTCTGGCGCACTCACAGCACCGGGTCGTCGGCGAAACGCGAGTCCGCATCGCGCCGGGACGCTTCCAGGTGGTGGGCGCGCGAAGTCCCCACTCGATGATGGATGCTCGCGTGGCGACCTACGGCGAGGAAAATCGACTCTGGACGGGGGACGAGGCGCGTGCCTTCGCACGGGTGGCCGCGATTCCCGCGCTGCTCGCCGCCCGTGCCGGCGGGGCCGACTGATGGTCACCACGACGCGGATCCGACTGGACCGAATCAGCTCCTCGACGCGGAACGCCCACCTTTCGGCGGAAGTCATTGTCGGCCAAGAGATCGTGGCCGCCGAAGGGTACGTGCTGGCGGTCCGGCTCCTGACCGACAAGACCTCCTACAACACCGTGGAGGACCTGGCCGGACGCCTGGTGTCGCTCCGGAAGGG belongs to Gemmatimonadales bacterium and includes:
- a CDS encoding histone deacetylase, which encodes MGRWVWGAIRRSLRPSGLVLIYDPRYVVQLGSIPMDPLRAEMVLAFLTDEGIIRRRELLRPHSASMKNLRRVHTDKYLESLERTDVVEQIVGAQLTDAEAQGLVDFQRLAAGGTVLAVATALRTGLVAVNLGGGFHHAASNRGMGFCALNDLAIAVARARARGFTAPILIVDLDVHDGNGTRLLFAEDPSVHTFTIHNQDWAPREAAAATVIALGTAVNDATYLKTLRDALPPVLAQVRPGLVLYVAGVDPASDDMVGDWNITAAGMLARDQFVIQQVRPEGAEIPLAVTLGGGYGGNAWRYTARFLGWLAAGREVEPPTNTEMLIRRAQELHRLLRDGAKRLPPSADWVLTPEDLAAFSPGGSSAPRRLLGRYTPQGVELLLERLGVLAQVRTLGFAQPTLELDFHLDDSDTVRLFGDAAKTELLMEIRFRRDRTSLPAMEVLFLEWVLLQNPRRRFASGKHSIPGQKHPGLGLLRDVMAWLVVLCGELGLDGLMYMPAGYFVATFGSRFIDPAHQARLEAMRRALASLRLVEATQAVEAGRVIDAATGAVVQWEPAPMVIPVSSRLRDLVEGPAYEEAVEKALEKLSYRLRLPG
- the argG gene encoding argininosuccinate synthase gives rise to the protein MQTSPGVVALAFSGGLDTSYCVPRLAEQGWAVHTVYVNTGGASAEEREAIRRQAEAVGCVAHHEVDARALVFDRFVRYLIQGNVLRGGVYPLSVAAERTQQAISVIEVARAIGATAVAHGSTGAGNDQVRFDVTLRVLASDLAIITPIRDQGLSRAQAISYLEARHLPIPAKAGAYSINAGLWGTTWGGGWTHDTWAGPPAELLDPPADAPAPRELIIGWEGGLPVAIDGERMAGVDVVQALNELAAGYGFGRGIHVGETALGIKGRIGFEAGAALLLVAAHRELEKLVLTKWQVFWKDQVSTFYGDRLHEGQYFDPALRDIEALLAHSQHRVVGETRVRIAPGRFQVVGARSPHSMMDARVATYGEENRLWTGDEARAFARVAAIPALLAARAGGAD